A window of the Phycicoccus sp. M110.8 genome harbors these coding sequences:
- a CDS encoding pyridoxal phosphate-dependent aminotransferase, protein MRRITQSRKLHQVRYDVRGPILVEAQRLEAEGHKILKLNIGNPAPFGFEAPQAVLQDMVHHLPNAQGYSDSRGIYSARTAVAHYYQSRGLTDTHVDDVFIGNGVSELISMVLTAFVDEGNEILVPAPDYPLWTGAVTLAGGTPVHYRCDESNGWNPDLEDIEAKITPNTHALVVINPNNPTGAVYSEGTVRGLVDIARRHDLVLMSDEIYEKILFADDQHQPVHHHTATYAGDDVLCLTFSGLSKAYRVCGYRAGWVMVSGPKSLASDFLEGLTLLANMRMCANVPGQHAIQTALGGYQSIEEYIHPGGRFYEQSKTAWRLLNEIEGVSCVEPHGALYCFPRLDPEQFPIEDDQAFVIELLREKKILVTHGTGFNWFEPDHFRLVTLPDVEVLTEAIGRIGEFLDTRRR, encoded by the coding sequence GTGCGCCGCATCACCCAGTCCCGCAAGCTGCACCAGGTCCGCTACGACGTCCGTGGCCCGATCCTGGTCGAGGCGCAGCGGCTGGAGGCCGAGGGCCACAAGATCCTCAAGCTCAACATCGGCAACCCCGCACCGTTCGGCTTCGAGGCGCCGCAGGCCGTGCTGCAGGACATGGTCCACCACCTGCCGAACGCCCAGGGCTACAGCGACTCCCGCGGCATCTACTCGGCCCGGACGGCCGTCGCGCACTACTACCAGTCGCGCGGCCTGACCGACACGCACGTCGACGACGTCTTCATCGGCAACGGCGTCTCGGAGCTCATCTCCATGGTGCTGACGGCCTTCGTCGACGAGGGCAACGAGATCCTCGTGCCGGCCCCCGACTACCCGCTGTGGACCGGCGCGGTGACGCTCGCCGGTGGCACCCCGGTCCACTACCGCTGCGACGAGTCGAACGGCTGGAACCCCGACCTCGAGGACATCGAGGCCAAGATCACCCCCAACACCCACGCCCTCGTCGTCATCAACCCCAACAACCCCACCGGCGCTGTCTACAGCGAGGGGACGGTGCGCGGGCTCGTCGACATCGCCCGGCGCCACGACCTCGTCCTCATGTCCGACGAGATCTACGAGAAGATCCTCTTCGCCGACGACCAGCACCAGCCGGTGCACCACCACACCGCGACGTATGCCGGTGACGACGTCCTGTGCCTCACCTTCAGCGGGCTGTCGAAGGCCTACCGCGTGTGCGGCTACCGGGCGGGGTGGGTCATGGTGTCCGGCCCGAAGTCGCTCGCGTCGGACTTCCTCGAGGGCCTGACCCTGCTGGCGAACATGCGGATGTGCGCCAACGTCCCCGGGCAGCACGCGATCCAGACCGCGCTCGGCGGCTACCAGTCGATCGAGGAGTACATCCACCCCGGCGGCCGGTTCTACGAGCAGAGCAAGACGGCCTGGCGGCTGCTCAACGAGATCGAGGGCGTGTCCTGCGTCGAGCCGCACGGGGCGCTGTACTGCTTCCCGCGCCTCGATCCCGAGCAGTTCCCGATCGAGGACGACCAGGCGTTCGTCATCGAGCTGCTGCGCGAGAAGAAGATCCTCGTGACGCACGGCACCGGCTTCAACTGGTTCGAGCCCGACCACTTCCGGCTCGTGACCCTGCCGGACGTCGAGGTGCTCACCGAGGCGATCGGCCGGATCGGCGAGTTCCTCGACACCCGCCGCCGGTGA
- a CDS encoding MarR family winged helix-turn-helix transcriptional regulator, producing MSRSPLGELEVELTRLMRRARSAQQRTAAEVHPDLDSAGYAVLIAVRDLSASGGGARGGEVSEVLGLHKSTTSRNLTTLEDLGLVERIPDPDDARARQVRLTPQGAEALDRSVLGRRARLRAQLQAWEAADIAALARLLRKLNDSGT from the coding sequence ATGTCCCGTTCCCCGCTCGGCGAGCTCGAGGTCGAGCTCACGCGGCTCATGCGGCGGGCGCGCAGCGCCCAGCAGCGGACCGCCGCCGAGGTGCACCCGGACCTGGACTCCGCCGGGTATGCCGTCCTGATCGCCGTGCGCGACCTGTCCGCCTCGGGCGGGGGCGCCCGCGGCGGCGAGGTGTCCGAGGTGCTGGGCCTGCACAAGTCGACGACCAGCCGGAACCTCACGACCCTCGAGGACCTCGGCCTCGTCGAGCGGATCCCCGACCCCGACGACGCGCGGGCCCGCCAGGTGCGGCTGACGCCGCAGGGCGCCGAGGCGCTCGACCGCTCGGTCCTCGGGCGCCGCGCGCGCCTGCGGGCTCAGCTGCAGGCCTGGGAGGCGGCCGACATCGCCGCCCTCGCCCGCCTCCTGCGCAAGCTCAACGACTCCGGCACCTGA
- a CDS encoding MarR family winged helix-turn-helix transcriptional regulator has product MTTTAPTAPTSGAPTDAAVDHALEVLSALTGLIRTSRSIGRRLQEEGAGASGTPVAVLKALARADGHDRPGDLAVAAGVAPSVVSRVLPKLEEDGLVRRRPDESDARSCRIALTDEGVAHLARVQRLTAARLAPALDGIPPGDLDRLPRLLAELDRALVRATDPHPATTRHHETTTTPQDND; this is encoded by the coding sequence ATGACCACCACGGCCCCCACGGCACCGACGAGCGGCGCGCCCACCGACGCCGCCGTCGACCACGCCCTGGAGGTGCTGTCGGCACTGACCGGGCTGATCCGCACCAGCCGGTCGATCGGCCGCCGCCTCCAGGAGGAGGGCGCCGGCGCGTCGGGCACCCCCGTCGCCGTCCTCAAGGCCCTGGCCCGCGCCGACGGGCACGACCGCCCCGGTGACCTCGCCGTCGCCGCCGGCGTAGCCCCCTCGGTCGTGAGCAGGGTCCTGCCCAAGCTCGAGGAGGACGGCCTCGTCCGCCGCCGCCCCGACGAGTCCGACGCCCGGTCCTGCCGGATCGCCCTCACCGACGAGGGCGTGGCGCACCTGGCCCGGGTGCAGCGCCTGACCGCCGCGCGCCTCGCGCCGGCGCTCGACGGAATACCCCCCGGCGACCTCGACCGGCTGCCCCGGCTGCTCGCCGAGCTCGACCGCGCGCTCGTGCGCGCCACCGACCCCCACCCCGCAACGACGCGGCACCACGAGACCACCACGACCCCACAGGACAACGACTGA
- a CDS encoding MDR family MFS transporter: MSATTVPATGIPEQTGEMSHRQILEAMTGLLAGLFTALMSSTIVSTALPTIIGDLHGTQRQYTWVITASLLATTVSTPIWGKLSDLFSKKLLVQLSLAVFVLGSVAAGQSHSVGFLIACRVVQGLGMGGLTALTQSILGAMIAPRERGRYSGYMGAVMAVSTVSGPLLGGFIVDSGLGWRWTFYVCVPLAIIAMFILQATLHITTPKRMPKIDYLGAVLIAITSSLPLLWVTFAGNDFPWWSTQTALYLGGTLVGLALTIVVELRAAEPIIPIRLLRNLTTGLVIIASVAVGVAMFGGTTFLSQYFQVSRGYSPTHAGLLTIPLMGALLLSSTIGGRYVSNTGKWKGIIVVGGVLLTAGLVWLGRLDHLTPLWQIGTAMALMGLGMGMMMQNLVLAVQNSVDVRDIGAASASIAFFRTLGGAMGVSVLGAVLANGVRDHVAEGLRALGPKAAAAAQSGGGTGTLDIKDMPAPIREIVRAAYGDSTGHIFLIAAVFGVVALLAVLFVKEVPLRTTVSMTEESPVAAAAATAATTGTGAPEATGLVTSTGAQERTDSPAEDVLAGPSAAEPVVVEPAVAAPERVLEPQSQADAEELTAVAALDVLSAAEQEVRRRARAGDEAVAAARTLVTSLGREVEEALEGFQRGLASVLRDLDDPAAGRHSTHRVAEQLHDLEFTLLRSSQATADRVVAAAHAEAETIVARARLEASRVGGRSAPAADRDLPADRIPSADRTDAADPTFPADGAASGDGSTAGQEPAEPVSLPNRPAQD; this comes from the coding sequence ATGTCAGCCACCACCGTGCCCGCCACCGGGATCCCCGAACAGACCGGGGAGATGAGCCACCGGCAGATCCTCGAGGCCATGACCGGCCTGCTCGCCGGCCTGTTCACCGCCCTGATGAGCAGCACGATCGTCTCGACCGCGCTGCCCACCATCATCGGCGACCTGCACGGCACCCAGCGCCAGTACACCTGGGTCATCACCGCCTCCCTGCTCGCGACCACCGTGAGCACCCCCATCTGGGGCAAGCTCTCGGACCTGTTCAGCAAGAAGCTGCTCGTCCAGCTGTCGCTCGCCGTGTTCGTCCTCGGCTCGGTGGCCGCCGGCCAGTCGCACAGCGTCGGGTTCCTCATCGCCTGCCGCGTCGTCCAGGGACTCGGCATGGGCGGTCTCACCGCCCTGACCCAGTCGATCCTCGGCGCCATGATCGCCCCCCGTGAGCGTGGCCGGTACTCCGGCTACATGGGCGCCGTCATGGCCGTCTCCACCGTGAGCGGCCCGCTCCTGGGTGGCTTCATCGTCGACAGCGGCCTGGGCTGGCGCTGGACGTTCTACGTCTGCGTCCCGCTCGCGATCATCGCGATGTTCATCCTCCAGGCGACGCTGCACATCACCACGCCCAAGCGGATGCCGAAGATCGACTACCTGGGCGCGGTCCTCATCGCCATCACGTCCTCGCTGCCGCTGCTCTGGGTCACCTTCGCGGGCAACGACTTCCCGTGGTGGTCGACGCAGACCGCCCTCTACCTCGGCGGCACCCTCGTCGGCCTGGCGCTGACGATCGTCGTGGAGCTGCGCGCTGCCGAGCCGATCATCCCGATCCGGCTGCTGCGCAACCTCACCACCGGCCTGGTCATCATCGCCAGCGTGGCGGTCGGCGTCGCGATGTTCGGCGGCACGACCTTCCTCAGCCAGTACTTCCAGGTCTCGCGCGGCTACAGCCCCACCCACGCGGGGCTGCTCACCATCCCGCTCATGGGTGCGCTGCTGCTGTCCTCGACCATCGGTGGCCGCTACGTCAGCAACACCGGCAAGTGGAAGGGCATCATCGTCGTCGGCGGCGTCCTGCTCACCGCGGGCCTGGTCTGGCTCGGCCGGCTCGACCACCTCACCCCGCTGTGGCAGATCGGCACGGCCATGGCCCTCATGGGCCTGGGCATGGGCATGATGATGCAGAACCTCGTCCTCGCCGTGCAGAACTCGGTCGACGTCCGCGACATCGGCGCCGCCTCCGCGAGCATCGCGTTCTTCCGCACCCTCGGTGGCGCCATGGGCGTCTCCGTTCTGGGTGCGGTGCTGGCCAACGGGGTGCGCGACCACGTCGCGGAGGGCCTGCGCGCCCTCGGCCCGAAGGCGGCTGCGGCGGCACAGTCCGGCGGCGGTACCGGCACGCTCGACATCAAGGACATGCCGGCACCGATCCGCGAGATCGTCCGCGCCGCCTACGGCGACTCCACCGGGCACATCTTCCTCATCGCCGCGGTGTTCGGCGTCGTGGCCCTGCTGGCGGTGCTCTTCGTCAAGGAGGTGCCGCTGCGCACCACCGTCTCGATGACGGAGGAGTCCCCGGTCGCCGCGGCCGCGGCGACCGCCGCCACCACCGGGACGGGTGCGCCGGAGGCCACCGGCCTGGTCACGTCGACCGGCGCGCAGGAGCGCACCGACAGCCCGGCCGAGGACGTCCTGGCCGGTCCGTCGGCGGCCGAGCCCGTGGTGGTCGAGCCGGCGGTGGCGGCCCCCGAGCGGGTGCTCGAGCCGCAGTCGCAGGCGGATGCCGAGGAGCTCACCGCCGTCGCGGCCCTCGACGTCCTCAGCGCTGCCGAGCAGGAGGTCCGGCGACGCGCCCGGGCCGGCGACGAGGCCGTCGCGGCGGCTCGCACGCTGGTCACGTCGCTGGGGCGCGAGGTCGAGGAGGCGCTCGAGGGCTTCCAGCGCGGGCTCGCCTCGGTCCTGCGGGACCTCGACGACCCGGCGGCCGGACGCCACTCCACCCACCGCGTCGCCGAGCAGCTGCACGACCTCGAGTTCACCCTCCTGCGCAGCAGCCAGGCCACGGCCGACCGGGTCGTCGCGGCGGCGCACGCCGAGGCCGAGACGATCGTGGCCCGTGCCCGGCTCGAGGCCAGCCGCGTGGGCGGACGGTCCGCGCCGGCTGCGGACCGCGACCTCCCGGCGGACCGCATCCCCTCCGCCGACCGCACCGATGCCGCGGACCCCACCTTCCCGGCGGACGGCGCGGCCTCCGGGGACGGCTCCACGGCAGGGCAGGAGCCGGCCGAGCCGGTCAGCCTGCCGAACCGGCCGGCCCAGGACTGA